In Tenacibaculum pacificus, a single window of DNA contains:
- a CDS encoding AbiH family protein, whose protein sequence is MVIIGNGFDLAHGLKTSYNDFANYYLEEIIVDELLNLDSNSSKKHFLNNKFVQNKNIIKYKGTTVAFSYNELELDWLKNLLNHISNQNINEVLQCLNSNNDYIKLLISNKLLGKLYSNSFENWFDIEQAYYEELKGIYNSPKENHNEELDILNKNLQEIKEALKKYLNDKIKPTWSGSVNNSFENHFIDRENISFINFNYTNTINCYRDLANINSNIHIHNSLSEDIIFGYGDDTDEMYQQMKASKNNDFLKYFKTFDYLKSKNYRKVLNQLAAFKDGYDVLVIGHSLGGTDKTILKTILDNNSCQNIELLKRSDLDSEKEKEDNSFELHANLARIFDSEASLRKKVISLQQSVNFPLMTSIDYTTINEREKELFPRKSNHVTIKTTKTTYK, encoded by the coding sequence ATTGTAATTATCGGTAATGGCTTTGATTTAGCCCACGGATTAAAAACAAGTTATAACGATTTTGCTAATTATTATTTAGAAGAAATTATTGTTGATGAGTTATTAAACTTAGATAGTAACAGTTCTAAAAAGCACTTTTTAAATAACAAGTTTGTTCAAAACAAAAATATAATTAAATATAAAGGTACTACTGTGGCATTTAGCTATAATGAATTAGAATTAGACTGGCTTAAAAACCTTTTAAATCATATATCTAATCAGAATATAAATGAAGTTTTACAATGTTTAAATTCTAACAATGACTATATTAAACTTTTAATATCTAACAAATTACTGGGGAAACTATATTCAAATTCCTTTGAAAACTGGTTTGACATAGAACAAGCATATTATGAAGAATTAAAAGGTATTTATAATTCACCAAAAGAAAATCATAATGAAGAATTAGACATACTTAATAAAAATTTACAAGAAATAAAAGAAGCCTTAAAAAAATATTTAAACGATAAAATAAAACCAACATGGAGTGGTTCTGTAAATAATTCTTTTGAAAATCATTTTATCGATAGAGAAAATATCTCTTTCATTAATTTTAATTATACAAATACTATAAACTGTTATCGTGATTTGGCGAATATTAATTCCAACATACATATTCACAATAGTTTATCCGAAGATATTATTTTTGGTTATGGAGATGATACAGACGAAATGTATCAACAAATGAAAGCTAGTAAAAATAATGATTTTTTAAAATATTTTAAAACTTTTGATTATTTAAAAAGCAAAAATTACAGAAAAGTTCTTAATCAATTAGCTGCTTTTAAAGATGGATATGATGTTTTAGTAATCGGTCATTCATTAGGAGGAACAGATAAAACTATTTTAAAAACCATTTTAGATAATAATTCTTGTCAAAATATTGAATTATTAAAACGTTCTGATTTAGATAGTGAAAAAGAAAAAGAAGACAATTCATTTGAATTACACGCAAACCTTGCTAGAATATTTGATTCAGAAGCTTCTTTAAGAAAAAAAGTAATTTCTTTACAACAATCTGTTAATTTCCCTTTAATGACATCTATTGATTATACTACAATTAATGAAAGAGAAAAAGAGTTATTTCCAAGAAAAAGTAATCATGTTACTATTAAAACAACAAAAACCACCTATAAATAG
- the hisD gene encoding histidinol dehydrogenase, with product MKIIQYPQRKDWKPLCKRATFNENSLQETVQAVLKDVKLNKNEALTKYAALFDKVAISSFEVTATEIEEADKLVSSELKEAIQLAKSNIEVFHNSQKEEEKKVVTTAGVTCWRKSVAIEKVGLYIPGGSAPLFSTILMLATPAKIAGCKEIVLCTPPNKEGKVHPAILYTAALVGVTKIFKVGGAQAIAAMAYGTETIPSVYKILGPGNQYVTKAKELVQQEGLSIDMPAGPSEVLVIADETSNAAFVAADLLSQAEHGADSQAVLVTTSLEVSENVLAEVAKQVKVLPRRETAEKALENSFVVVLNSSDEMIDFSNVYAPEHLIIASENASIYIDKIINAGSVFLGNYSCESAGDYASGTNHTLPTNGYAKNYSGVSLDSFIKKITFQEVTKQGIATIGKAIELMAEAEGLQAHKNAVTLRLKDIENV from the coding sequence ATGAAGATTATACAGTATCCTCAAAGAAAAGATTGGAAACCTCTTTGTAAAAGAGCAACTTTTAACGAAAATAGTTTACAAGAAACAGTACAAGCTGTACTAAAAGATGTAAAACTTAATAAAAACGAAGCATTAACAAAATATGCAGCATTATTTGATAAAGTAGCAATTTCTTCTTTTGAAGTAACAGCTACAGAAATCGAAGAAGCTGATAAATTAGTTAGTTCGGAGTTAAAAGAAGCAATTCAATTAGCAAAAAGTAACATTGAAGTTTTTCATAATTCTCAAAAAGAGGAAGAGAAAAAAGTAGTTACTACTGCAGGTGTTACTTGTTGGCGTAAAAGTGTTGCTATCGAAAAAGTTGGTTTGTATATTCCAGGAGGATCTGCACCTTTATTTTCAACTATTTTAATGCTAGCAACTCCTGCAAAAATAGCAGGTTGTAAAGAAATCGTATTGTGTACGCCTCCAAATAAAGAAGGAAAAGTTCACCCTGCAATTTTATATACGGCGGCATTAGTTGGCGTTACCAAAATTTTTAAAGTTGGTGGAGCTCAGGCTATTGCAGCAATGGCGTACGGTACAGAAACTATTCCTAGTGTGTATAAAATATTAGGTCCAGGAAATCAGTATGTAACAAAAGCGAAAGAATTAGTTCAGCAAGAAGGGCTTTCTATTGATATGCCAGCAGGACCAAGTGAAGTTTTGGTTATTGCAGATGAAACTTCAAATGCGGCATTTGTAGCTGCTGATTTATTATCACAAGCAGAACACGGAGCAGATAGTCAAGCAGTTTTAGTAACAACTTCATTAGAAGTTTCAGAAAATGTACTTGCCGAAGTAGCGAAGCAAGTAAAAGTATTACCTAGAAGAGAAACTGCCGAAAAAGCATTAGAAAACAGTTTTGTAGTTGTTTTAAATTCTTCGGATGAAATGATTGATTTTAGTAATGTATATGCACCAGAACATTTAATTATTGCTTCTGAAAATGCATCAATATATATTGATAAAATAATTAATGCAGGTTCAGTATTTTTAGGAAATTATAGTTGTGAAAGTGCAGGTGATTACGCAAGTGGTACAAATCACACTTTACCAACAAACGGGTATGCAAAAAATTATAGTGGTGTTTCTTTAGATAGTTTTATCAAAAAAATTACTTTTCAGGAAGTAACAAAACAAGGAATAGCTACTATCGGAAAAGCAATAGAATTAATGGCAGAAGCCGAAGGTTTACAAGCACACAAAAATGCTGTTACTTTAAGATTAAAAGATATTGAAAATGTTTAA
- the hisG gene encoding ATP phosphoribosyltransferase, which produces MSKLRIAIQKSGRLNEDSLSLLKNCGISIDNGKDQLKAVASNFPLEVFYLRNGDIPQYLKDGVVDIAIIGENLLIEKGGDIEFIEKLGFSKCKVSLAIPKGDEYTGLSYFQDKRIATSYPNTVQNFLKSKNITSQLHIINGSVEIAPNIGLADGICDIVSSGSTLFKNNLKEVEVILRSEAVLAVSPKLEASQKELLDKLQFRIQSVLKGRRSKYILLNAPNDKLEKIINILPGMRSPTVLPLSEKGWSSVHSVLDKNEVWEIIDELKKNGAEGILVCPIEKMVV; this is translated from the coding sequence ATGAGTAAATTAAGAATTGCAATTCAGAAATCAGGAAGATTAAACGAAGATTCATTAAGTCTTTTAAAAAATTGTGGTATTTCTATCGATAATGGAAAAGACCAATTAAAAGCCGTAGCAAGTAATTTTCCTTTAGAAGTTTTTTATCTTCGAAATGGCGATATTCCTCAATATTTAAAAGATGGTGTTGTCGATATTGCTATTATTGGTGAAAATTTATTAATTGAAAAAGGAGGAGATATTGAGTTCATTGAAAAATTAGGTTTTTCTAAGTGTAAAGTATCTTTAGCAATTCCTAAAGGTGATGAATACACAGGATTATCTTATTTTCAAGATAAGAGAATAGCAACATCATACCCGAATACAGTTCAAAATTTTCTGAAATCAAAAAATATTACTTCTCAATTACACATCATTAACGGTTCTGTTGAAATTGCTCCAAATATTGGATTGGCAGACGGTATTTGTGATATTGTATCAAGCGGATCAACTTTATTTAAAAATAATTTAAAAGAAGTAGAAGTTATTTTAAGATCGGAAGCTGTTTTAGCGGTTTCTCCGAAATTAGAAGCATCTCAAAAAGAATTATTAGATAAACTTCAATTTAGAATTCAATCAGTTTTAAAAGGAAGACGTTCGAAATATATTTTATTAAACGCGCCGAATGATAAATTAGAAAAAATCATCAATATTTTACCAGGAATGAGAAGTCCTACGGTATTACCATTGTCTGAAAAAGGATGGAGTTCTGTACACTCTGTTTTAGATAAAAATGAAGTTTGGGAAATTATAGACGAGCTTAAAAAGAATGGAGCAGAAGGTATTTTAGTATGCCCGATTGAAAAAATGGTTGTTTAA